One Alligator mississippiensis isolate rAllMis1 chromosome 12, rAllMis1, whole genome shotgun sequence DNA window includes the following coding sequences:
- the AMIGO3 gene encoding amphoterin-induced protein 3: MTTRYYSLWKHLGKLLMVLELCVQGIMISTSPPPPRCPSVCICTSDLLSCTRQNLQQVPLTLPPTATTLDLSHNVLFQLHDHWLASLPRLQALRISHNQIKDLFPKTFHNATYLRHLDISSNYLHAVERYYFDVLVNLEELLIYDNWIIRVDEKAFARLSSLQKLYLSWNNLTKFPFQSMQGFSHPKLRTLDLSSNNLSSIPIDEIMALPVSIKNGLYLHNNPVKCDCALYQMFQQWKQRGFSSVQDFLEEHTCRAFDNVARSLVRFLKYSTIFENCSLRKGYLGAPEVNLRVLVEKPLLMDCNTSVHDPSATYMWISPHHEPITHPGNSNRTLEVYHNGSLKIIAAKPWHSGVYICIAISKHYNLNKSHEVNVTVHYPKLDGESFNTGLTTLLGCVVSLVLVFMYLYLTPCCCFRCCRRSATLSPPQECSAQSSILSTTPPATEGPSRKISTHKHVVFLEPIKEVQNGKIQLAVSEDFPDTKNPKIPQLKSDSESIGSIFSDTPIMS; encoded by the coding sequence ATGACTACACGGTATTATTCTCTCTGGAAACATCTAGGAAAGCTGCTGATGGTCTTAGAACTATGTGTTCAAGGCATCATGATAAGtacttcacccccaccccctagatGCCCCAGTGTCTGCATCTGCACCTCCGATCTCTTGAGCTGTACTAGGCAGAATCTCCAGCAGGTACCTCTAACACTGCCTCCCACAGCAACCACCTTGGATCTCAGCCACAATGTCCTCTTCCAGCTTCATGATCACTGGCTGGCTTCCCTGCCACGGCTCCAGGCCCTCCGCATCAGTCACAACCAGATTAAAGACCTTTTTCCAAAGACCTTCCACAATGCCACTTACTTGAGACACCTGGACATATCCTCCAATTACTTGCATGCTGTGGAGAGATATTACTTTGATGTGTTGGTAAACCTGGAAGAGCTTCTAATTTATGACAACTGGATCATACGGGTAGATGAAAAAGCCTTTGCCAGGCTAAGCAGCTTGCAGAAGCTCTACTTGAGCTGGAACAACTTAACCAAGTTCCCCTTTCAATCCATGCAAGGATTCAGTCACCCCAAACTCAGGACACTGGACCTCTCCTCCAATAATCTGAGCAGCATTCCCATTGATGAGATTATGGCTTTGCCCGTGTCCATTAAAAATGGCTTGTATCTCCACAACAACCCAGTGAAGTGTGACTGTGCACTCTATCAGATGTTCCAGCAATGGAAGCAACGAGGCTTCAGCTCCGTGCAGGACTTCCTCGAGGAGCACACATGCAGGGCCTTTGACAATGTGGCCCGGTCCTTAGTTAGATTCCTCAAGTACAGCACAATTTTTGAGAACTGTTCCTTGAGAAAAGGATATCTTGGTGCACCAGAGGTGAATCTCAGAGTGCTTGTGGAAAAGCCCCTGCTGATGGACTGTAACACAAGTGTGCATGACCCCTCTGCCACCTACATGTGGATCTCACCTCACCATGAACCCATCACACACCCTGGGAACAGTAATCGTACCCTTGAAGTTTACCACAATGGGAGTTTAAAGATCATAGCAGCCAAGCCATGGCATTCTGGGGTATATATATGCATAGCTATAAGCAAGCACTACAACCTCAACAAATCCCATGAGGTCAATGTAACAGTTCACTACCCTAAGCTGGATGGGGAATCCTTCAATACAggcctcaccaccctcctggggtgtgtaGTCAGCCTGGTGCTAGTTTTCATGTACCTGTACCtcactccatgctgctgcttcagatgctgcaGAAGGTCTGCTACCCTGAGTCCTCCCCAGGAATGCAGTGCTCAGTCCTCAATTCTGAGCACCACACCACCAGCCACAGAGGGACCCAGCCGCAAGATCAGCACCCACAAGCACGTGGTGTTCTTAGAGCCCATCAAGGAGGTACAAAATGGCAAGATCCAACTGGCAGTCAGCGAAGATTTCCCAGATACCAAGAACCCCAAAATCCCGCAGCTCAAGTCAGACTCTGAATCCATTGGTTCTATCTTCTCGGACACCCCCATCATgtcatag